In one Parvibaculum sp. genomic region, the following are encoded:
- a CDS encoding epoxide hydrolase family protein, with protein sequence MTHRIVPADPFTIRIPEAEVQDLKRRLRATRFPNEPLGNESWEYGTNLAYMERLIEYWRDDFDWRKAEENLNRFPQFLATLTDADDEDHTIHFLYERGSGDNAIPLILTHGWPSTFREFLDVVGPLAHPEKYGRKGPSFDVIVPSLIGYGFSSLPRKPIGPAAIADLWHRLMTEVLGYDRYAAQAGDWGSFVTSRLALQHADALLGIHLTMLPLRPSLKHESQPPVSEEEGHWIAGMQKWWRREEGYRSIQSTKPMALAFALTDSPAGLAGWLADKYYRLGDTDKRTTMDGMIARFPFDDILTQFSIYWFTGTINSANTLYKAGPAEGSALLKPGEKVTVPTAYSEYPIDVLPDTPRSWAERSYNIVRWRIMKKSGHFAAMEEPELFADDVRAAFAEMGL encoded by the coding sequence ATGACACATCGCATCGTCCCGGCCGACCCTTTCACGATCCGAATTCCGGAAGCGGAGGTGCAGGATCTGAAACGCCGCCTGCGCGCCACGCGCTTTCCGAACGAACCGCTCGGCAACGAAAGCTGGGAATACGGAACGAACCTCGCTTACATGGAGCGCCTCATCGAATACTGGCGGGACGATTTCGACTGGCGCAAGGCGGAGGAGAACCTCAACCGCTTCCCGCAGTTCCTGGCGACGCTCACCGACGCCGACGACGAGGATCACACGATCCACTTTCTCTACGAACGCGGCTCCGGCGACAACGCGATCCCGCTGATCCTGACGCATGGCTGGCCTTCGACCTTCCGCGAATTTCTGGATGTGGTCGGCCCCCTCGCCCATCCTGAAAAATACGGCCGCAAAGGTCCGTCTTTCGACGTCATCGTGCCGTCGCTGATTGGTTACGGCTTCTCCTCGCTGCCGAGAAAGCCGATCGGACCCGCCGCCATCGCCGATCTCTGGCACCGGCTGATGACCGAGGTACTCGGATACGACCGCTATGCGGCGCAGGCCGGCGACTGGGGCAGTTTCGTCACCTCGCGCCTTGCGCTCCAGCACGCCGACGCCTTGCTCGGCATACATCTCACCATGCTGCCGCTCCGCCCGTCGCTGAAACACGAAAGCCAGCCGCCGGTGAGCGAGGAAGAAGGTCACTGGATTGCCGGCATGCAGAAATGGTGGCGGCGCGAGGAAGGCTATCGCTCGATCCAGTCGACAAAGCCGATGGCGCTGGCCTTCGCCCTGACCGACAGCCCGGCCGGTCTGGCCGGCTGGCTCGCCGACAAATATTACCGCCTCGGCGACACCGACAAGCGAACGACGATGGACGGCATGATCGCGCGCTTCCCCTTCGACGACATTCTGACCCAGTTTTCGATCTACTGGTTCACCGGCACGATCAATTCGGCCAACACGCTCTACAAAGCCGGACCCGCCGAGGGATCGGCACTGCTGAAACCGGGTGAAAAGGTGACAGTGCCGACCGCCTATTCCGAATATCCGATCGACGTCTTGCCGGACACGCCGCGCTCCTGGGCCGAGCGCTCCTACAATATCGTTCGCTGGAGGATCATGAAAAAGAGCGGTCACTTCGCGGCGATGGAAGAGCCGGAGCTCTTCGCCGACGATGTGCGTGCGGCGTTCGCGGAAATGGGTCTCTGA
- a CDS encoding MFS transporter, with the protein MAEAATAKETAPAALSPAYRRYALFVLVLGYTSSHVDRNIVGILVEPIKRDLLLSDTQIGFLSGLAFAVFYATLGIPIALWADRGNRRNIIAYAIAIWSGMTALCGLAQNFWQMAAARIGVGIGEAGSTPPSHSMIADMYPPEERASAMAVYSLGVYFGVMIGFLVGGWVAEWYGWRAAFFVVGLPGLLLALIVRYTLVEPPRGHADGMAPAKVEIADFRAAVAVVKDGFAHLWRTAPTRHVVAGVTLTSFVGYGGVIWGPAFLIRTHGMSIVEVSTFLSVLVGVVGGLGAYAGGRLTDRLAKKDVRWNSWVVAWAKVAVVPFIIIFYLMDNWPAFYAFGFPVSILWVVYVPVIFLGSFYLGPSFAMIQTLTPPAKRALASAVMLFIINIIGLGFGPQFVGILSDVLRVSFDFGNESLRWALFGTAMLNLWAAVHYFLAGHHLKKAAGAGIRA; encoded by the coding sequence ATGGCCGAAGCAGCAACGGCGAAGGAGACGGCGCCTGCCGCACTGTCGCCCGCCTACCGGCGTTACGCGCTCTTCGTTCTGGTGCTTGGCTATACGTCGAGCCATGTCGACCGCAACATTGTCGGCATTCTGGTCGAACCGATAAAACGCGACCTGCTTCTGTCCGACACGCAGATCGGCTTCCTGTCGGGGCTCGCCTTCGCGGTCTTCTATGCGACACTCGGCATTCCAATCGCGCTCTGGGCCGACCGCGGCAACCGGCGCAACATCATTGCCTATGCGATTGCGATCTGGAGCGGCATGACCGCGCTATGCGGGCTGGCGCAGAATTTCTGGCAGATGGCGGCGGCGCGTATCGGCGTCGGCATCGGCGAGGCGGGTTCGACGCCGCCTTCCCATTCGATGATCGCCGACATGTATCCGCCCGAAGAGCGCGCCAGCGCCATGGCGGTCTATTCGCTCGGCGTCTATTTCGGCGTGATGATCGGTTTCCTGGTCGGTGGCTGGGTCGCCGAGTGGTATGGGTGGCGCGCGGCCTTCTTCGTCGTCGGACTGCCGGGCCTGCTGCTGGCTCTGATCGTGCGCTACACGCTGGTCGAACCGCCGCGCGGACATGCCGACGGCATGGCGCCGGCGAAGGTCGAGATCGCCGATTTCAGGGCTGCCGTCGCCGTCGTCAAGGACGGTTTCGCGCATCTCTGGCGCACCGCGCCGACGCGGCACGTGGTCGCCGGCGTCACGCTGACATCCTTTGTCGGCTATGGCGGCGTCATCTGGGGCCCGGCGTTTCTCATTCGCACGCACGGTATGTCGATCGTCGAAGTGTCGACTTTTCTCTCGGTGCTTGTCGGCGTTGTCGGCGGGCTCGGCGCCTATGCCGGCGGAAGGCTGACGGACCGCCTCGCCAAAAAGGATGTGCGCTGGAACAGCTGGGTCGTCGCCTGGGCGAAAGTCGCCGTGGTGCCGTTCATTATCATCTTCTACCTGATGGACAACTGGCCGGCGTTTTACGCCTTCGGCTTTCCGGTTTCGATCCTCTGGGTCGTTTATGTGCCGGTGATCTTTCTCGGCTCCTTCTATCTCGGGCCGAGTTTCGCGATGATCCAGACGCTGACACCGCCGGCCAAGCGCGCGCTCGCCTCCGCCGTGATGCTTTTCATCATCAACATCATCGGCCTCGGCTTCGGCCCGCAATTTGTCGGCATTCTGTCGGATGTGCTGCGCGTCAGTTTCGATTTCGGCAATGAGTCGCTGCGCTGGGCGCTATTCGGCACGGCGATGCTCAATCTCTGGGCGGCGGTGCATTATTTCCTGGCCGGCCATCATCTGAAGAAGGCGGCGGGGGCGGGCATCAGGGCCTAA
- the sigJ gene encoding RNA polymerase sigma factor SigJ: MTATAKPAENDAIFERHRARAFSVAYRIVGSVSDAEDVVQEAWLRWRRIDPATIRNPEAWLVTTTARLGIDTLRAARARRETYVGPWLPEPMVEADAEPTPEDRLALADDVSMALLHVLERLAPEERAAFLLHDAFDYDYGELAALLGKSEAACRQTVSRARRRVHDEHARFDTSAREHARLAAAFGNAIATANPQALIECLSKDVVFYSDGGGKAIAALNPIYGADNVGRFFSGIAKKAQGVFEPRPVTVNGRPGLLLVKDEKLETVLAFAVADGRIAAIYAMRNPDKLTRVRL, from the coding sequence ATGACGGCTACGGCGAAACCAGCCGAAAACGACGCGATATTTGAACGGCACCGCGCCCGCGCCTTCTCGGTCGCTTACCGCATTGTCGGCTCGGTCAGCGACGCCGAGGATGTGGTGCAGGAAGCCTGGCTGCGCTGGCGCCGCATCGACCCCGCGACGATCCGAAATCCCGAAGCATGGCTCGTGACGACCACGGCGCGGCTTGGCATCGATACCCTGCGCGCCGCCCGCGCGCGCCGCGAGACCTATGTCGGGCCCTGGCTGCCGGAGCCGATGGTCGAAGCCGATGCCGAACCGACGCCGGAAGACCGTCTTGCGCTAGCCGACGACGTGTCGATGGCGCTTCTGCATGTGCTGGAGCGTCTTGCGCCGGAGGAGCGTGCCGCCTTCCTGCTGCATGACGCGTTCGACTACGACTATGGCGAACTGGCAGCGCTGCTCGGCAAGTCGGAAGCGGCGTGCCGTCAGACGGTCAGCCGCGCCCGCCGCCGCGTCCATGACGAGCATGCGCGCTTCGACACCAGCGCGCGCGAACATGCGCGCCTCGCCGCCGCTTTCGGCAATGCCATCGCCACCGCCAATCCGCAGGCATTGATCGAATGTCTGAGCAAGGATGTCGTCTTCTATTCGGATGGCGGCGGCAAGGCGATCGCGGCGCTCAATCCGATCTATGGTGCAGACAATGTCGGCCGGTTTTTCTCCGGAATCGCGAAAAAGGCGCAGGGCGTATTTGAACCCCGCCCGGTCACGGTCAACGGCCGGCCGGGATTGCTGCTTGTGAAAGACGAAAAGCTGGAAACGGTCCTGGCCTTCGCCGTCGCCGATGGCCGTATCGCGGCAATCTATGCAATGCGCAACCCGGACAAGCTGACGCGGGTCAGGCTCTAG
- a CDS encoding acetyl-CoA carboxylase carboxyltransferase subunit alpha, whose protein sequence is MHTYLDFEKPIAELEGKVQELKLLAQDDPSVSISDEVTKLEQKAAQLLQDIYTSLTPWQKVQVARHPARPHFLDYIERLVEDFTPLAGDRLYGEDAAIVGGMGRFRGRTVMFIGHEKGSDTQGRIKHNFGMARPEGYRKAIRLMTLAERFGIPVVTLADTSGAYPGMESEERSVAEAIARSTDRCLSLGVPLISVIIGEGMSGGAIGIACGNRVLMLEHSVYSVISPEGASSILWRSSDKAKEAATAMKITAQNLHELGVIDRVLPEPVGGAHRERNQMIRETGDAIAEELRGLEKLDADSIRRVRREKFLAMGRLGLS, encoded by the coding sequence ATGCACACCTACCTCGATTTCGAGAAACCGATTGCCGAACTGGAAGGCAAGGTGCAGGAGCTGAAGCTCCTCGCGCAGGACGATCCGTCCGTCAGCATTTCCGACGAAGTGACGAAGCTCGAACAGAAAGCCGCGCAGCTTCTGCAGGACATCTACACGTCGCTGACGCCCTGGCAAAAGGTGCAGGTGGCGCGGCATCCGGCGCGACCGCATTTTCTCGATTACATCGAACGTCTCGTCGAAGACTTCACGCCGCTTGCCGGCGACAGGCTTTATGGCGAGGACGCGGCCATCGTCGGCGGCATGGGGCGCTTTCGCGGGCGCACCGTCATGTTCATCGGCCACGAAAAAGGTTCCGATACGCAAGGGCGGATCAAGCACAATTTCGGCATGGCGCGGCCGGAAGGCTATCGCAAGGCGATCCGGCTGATGACGCTTGCCGAGCGCTTCGGCATTCCGGTCGTGACGCTTGCCGACACGTCGGGCGCCTATCCGGGCATGGAGAGCGAGGAGCGCAGCGTTGCCGAGGCGATCGCGCGTTCGACCGACCGGTGCCTGTCGCTCGGTGTGCCCTTGATCTCGGTCATCATCGGCGAAGGCATGTCGGGTGGCGCCATCGGCATCGCCTGCGGCAACCGCGTGCTGATGCTCGAGCACTCGGTTTACAGCGTCATATCGCCCGAAGGCGCCTCGTCGATCCTGTGGCGTAGCTCCGACAAGGCGAAGGAGGCGGCGACCGCGATGAAGATCACGGCGCAGAACCTTCACGAGCTTGGCGTTATTGACCGGGTGCTTCCGGAGCCGGTGGGTGGCGCGCATCGCGAACGCAACCAGATGATCCGCGAGACCGGCGACGCCATTGCCGAGGAACTGCGCGGCCTCGAAAAGCTCGATGCCGATTCGATCCGGCGTGTCAGGCGGGAAAAATTTCTCGCAATGGGACGGTTAGGGCTTTCTTAA
- a CDS encoding shikimate kinase encodes MDEVLAPVPSDERSIVLVGLMGAGKTTVGRRLARRLDLDFVDADAEIEQAAGETVPEIFARHGEAAFRAGERRVISRLLAGPPHVLATGGGAFMDPVTRANIAARGISIWLKADLDVLMKRVAKRGDRPLLQNGDPRSTMKRLIDERYPVYAEADIAIDSIEGPHEAVVETIIGKLNEFRARSGGDGNE; translated from the coding sequence ATGGACGAGGTCCTTGCGCCGGTACCGTCCGATGAGCGGTCAATCGTGCTGGTCGGGTTGATGGGGGCCGGCAAGACGACCGTCGGCCGCCGCCTCGCCCGCCGTCTCGACCTCGATTTCGTCGACGCCGACGCCGAAATCGAACAGGCGGCCGGCGAAACCGTACCCGAGATTTTCGCCCGCCACGGCGAGGCCGCCTTCCGTGCCGGCGAACGCCGCGTCATCTCCCGGCTGCTGGCCGGACCGCCGCATGTGCTGGCGACCGGCGGCGGCGCCTTCATGGACCCTGTGACCCGCGCCAACATCGCGGCGCGCGGCATTTCGATCTGGCTGAAAGCCGATCTCGACGTGCTGATGAAGCGCGTCGCCAAGCGCGGGGACCGTCCGCTGCTGCAGAACGGCGACCCGCGCAGCACGATGAAACGCCTGATCGACGAGCGCTACCCGGTCTATGCGGAAGCCGACATCGCCATCGACAGCATCGAAGGCCCGCATGAGGCGGTTGTCGAAACCATCATCGGCAAGCTGAACGAATTCCGGGCGCGGAGCGGCGGAGACGGCAATGAGTGA
- a CDS encoding PAS domain-containing protein yields the protein MLAFPEFLRTAGARRFFSYWDNLPKAGFAPDRKDFSPAAIAPLMPAVTILEIVSDELIVQRLAGTAVCRAMGFDPTGGNALDLVAPETRPHYLSLLHAQTSTPCGRWNMLRVRRENLVERAEALTLPMYHSLSGHWMILSYFGSIETVSYEHGPYEILAYEDTQWIDLGAGVPDLA from the coding sequence ATGCTGGCATTTCCCGAATTTCTGCGCACTGCCGGCGCGCGGCGGTTTTTTTCCTATTGGGACAACCTGCCCAAGGCCGGATTTGCGCCGGACCGGAAGGATTTCAGTCCGGCGGCCATCGCACCGCTGATGCCGGCCGTCACCATTCTCGAGATCGTGTCGGACGAACTCATTGTGCAGCGGCTGGCGGGCACCGCCGTTTGCCGTGCCATGGGGTTCGACCCGACCGGCGGCAATGCGCTCGACCTCGTGGCGCCGGAAACGCGGCCGCATTACCTTTCGCTCCTTCACGCCCAAACATCGACACCCTGCGGCAGGTGGAACATGTTGCGCGTCCGCCGCGAGAATCTCGTCGAGCGCGCGGAAGCGCTGACGCTGCCGATGTACCACAGCCTTTCCGGACACTGGATGATCCTCAGCTATTTCGGTTCGATCGAGACGGTTTCCTACGAGCACGGGCCCTACGAAATCCTCGCTTACGAAGATACGCAGTGGATCGATCTCGGCGCGGGCGTTCCCGACCTCGCCTGA
- the secA gene encoding preprotein translocase subunit SecA, producing the protein MASFGALAKRLFGSSNDRRIKAYSARVEAINALEPAMAALDDDALRGKTAEFRARLDAGEALDDLLPEAFATVREAAKRTLGQRHYDVQMIGGMVLHEGNISEMKTGEGKTLVSTLAAYLNALPGKGVHLVTVNDYLAKRDSEWMGEIYRFLGMSVGVILHGLDDNQRREAYGADITYGTNNEYGFDYLRDNMKYQLASMVQRGHHYAIVDEVDSILIDEARTPLIISGPLDDKSDLYLSIDEVIPEIADADYELDEKARTVNLTDDGNEHIEELLRNRNILTEGNLYDIENITIVHHVNNALRAHKLFQKDKDYIVKAGKVVIIDEFTGRMMEGRRYSDGLHQALEAKERVQIQPENQTLASITFQNYFRMYKKLAGMTGTALTEASEFGDIYGLEVLEIPTNMPVARVDEDDEVYRTAREKYDAIILQIEDCAKRGQPVLVGTTSIEKSEKLAELLKQKKVKHNVLNARYHEQEAHIIAQAGVPGGVTIATNMAGRGTDIQLGGNLDMRIADETAGIEDEGARQRKIDEVKADVAVKKKRALEAGGLYVIGTERHESRRIDNQLRGRSGRQGDPGHSKFYLSLEDDLMRIFGTDRMDGMLQKLGLEEGEAIVHPWINKALEKAQQKVEARNFDIRKNLLKFDNVMNDQRRAIFEQRIELMKAEDVSETVSDMRRQVIDDMVALHVPEKAYAEQWDMAGLKAEVEKTLGLDLPVESWAEEEGIAEEEIRERLYAATDRHMASKAAQVGSDLMRQVEKAVLLQTLDMHWREHLMMLDHLRQAVGLRGYGQRDPLNEYKSEAFELFESLLRRLREDVTRQLAVAQFVTEAQAPRIEDAPLPEMHAHHADPATGEDEMGGGDTATLQRPVRNDPGVALNPNDPATWGKTPRNAPCPCGSGKKYKHCHGAI; encoded by the coding sequence ATGGCAAGCTTTGGCGCGCTCGCCAAGCGTCTTTTCGGCTCTTCCAACGACCGAAGGATCAAGGCTTATTCGGCCCGCGTCGAGGCGATCAACGCCCTCGAACCGGCAATGGCCGCCCTGGACGACGACGCCCTGCGTGGCAAGACGGCCGAATTCCGCGCCCGCCTCGACGCCGGCGAAGCGCTGGACGACCTGCTGCCCGAGGCCTTCGCGACGGTGCGCGAGGCCGCCAAGCGCACGCTCGGCCAGCGCCATTATGACGTCCAGATGATCGGCGGCATGGTCCTCCACGAGGGCAATATTTCCGAAATGAAGACCGGCGAAGGCAAGACGCTGGTCTCCACGCTGGCGGCCTACCTGAACGCATTGCCCGGCAAGGGCGTCCACCTCGTCACCGTCAACGACTATCTGGCCAAGCGCGACAGCGAGTGGATGGGCGAGATCTATCGCTTCCTCGGCATGAGCGTCGGCGTCATCCTGCACGGCCTCGACGACAACCAGCGCCGCGAAGCCTATGGCGCCGACATTACCTACGGCACCAACAACGAGTATGGCTTCGACTACCTGCGCGACAACATGAAATACCAGCTCGCCTCGATGGTGCAGCGCGGACATCACTACGCGATCGTCGACGAAGTGGACTCGATCCTGATCGACGAGGCGCGCACGCCGCTGATCATCTCGGGGCCGCTCGACGACAAGTCCGACCTCTACCTTTCCATCGACGAAGTCATTCCAGAAATCGCCGACGCCGACTACGAGCTGGACGAGAAGGCGCGCACCGTCAATCTGACCGACGACGGCAATGAACATATCGAGGAGTTGCTGCGCAATCGCAACATCCTGACCGAGGGCAACCTCTACGACATCGAGAACATCACCATCGTCCATCATGTGAACAACGCGTTGCGCGCGCACAAGCTGTTCCAGAAGGACAAGGACTACATCGTCAAGGCCGGCAAGGTCGTCATCATCGACGAGTTCACCGGCCGCATGATGGAAGGCCGCCGGTATTCCGACGGATTGCACCAGGCGCTGGAAGCAAAAGAGCGCGTGCAGATTCAGCCGGAAAACCAGACGCTGGCGTCGATTACCTTCCAGAACTACTTCCGCATGTACAAGAAGCTCGCCGGCATGACAGGTACGGCGCTGACGGAAGCGTCCGAGTTCGGCGACATTTACGGCCTCGAAGTGCTCGAGATCCCGACCAACATGCCCGTCGCCCGTGTCGACGAAGACGACGAGGTCTACCGCACCGCGCGCGAGAAATACGACGCGATCATCCTGCAGATCGAAGACTGCGCCAAACGCGGACAGCCCGTGCTGGTCGGCACGACGTCGATCGAGAAATCGGAAAAGCTTGCCGAACTTCTGAAGCAAAAGAAGGTCAAGCACAACGTCCTCAATGCACGCTATCACGAGCAGGAAGCGCATATCATCGCGCAGGCCGGCGTTCCCGGCGGCGTCACCATCGCCACCAACATGGCCGGCCGCGGCACAGACATCCAGCTCGGCGGCAATCTCGACATGCGCATTGCCGACGAAACGGCCGGCATCGAGGATGAAGGCGCCCGCCAACGCAAGATCGACGAAGTGAAAGCCGACGTCGCCGTCAAGAAGAAGCGCGCGCTCGAAGCCGGCGGCCTTTATGTCATCGGCACCGAACGCCACGAGAGCCGCCGCATCGACAACCAGTTGCGCGGGCGTTCCGGCCGTCAGGGCGATCCCGGCCATTCGAAGTTCTATCTCTCGCTCGAAGACGACCTGATGCGCATTTTCGGCACCGACCGCATGGACGGCATGCTGCAGAAGCTCGGGCTCGAAGAGGGCGAGGCGATCGTCCATCCCTGGATCAACAAGGCGCTGGAAAAGGCCCAGCAGAAGGTCGAGGCGCGCAACTTCGACATCCGCAAGAACCTGCTGAAGTTCGACAATGTGATGAACGACCAGCGCCGCGCGATTTTCGAGCAGCGCATCGAACTGATGAAGGCCGAGGACGTTTCCGAAACCGTCAGCGACATGCGCCGTCAGGTGATCGACGACATGGTGGCGCTGCATGTGCCGGAAAAAGCCTATGCCGAGCAATGGGACATGGCGGGCCTGAAGGCCGAAGTCGAAAAGACACTGGGCCTCGACCTTCCGGTCGAAAGCTGGGCCGAGGAAGAGGGCATCGCCGAGGAAGAAATCCGCGAACGTCTCTATGCCGCGACCGACCGCCACATGGCCTCGAAAGCGGCGCAGGTCGGCTCCGACCTGATGCGTCAGGTCGAAAAGGCCGTGCTGCTGCAAACGCTCGACATGCACTGGCGCGAACACCTGATGATGCTCGATCATCTGCGTCAGGCGGTGGGCCTGCGCGGCTACGGCCAGCGCGATCCGCTGAACGAGTACAAGTCGGAAGCCTTCGAGCTGTTCGAAAGCCTTCTGCGCCGCCTGCGCGAGGACGTGACGCGGCAACTGGCCGTGGCGCAATTCGTGACCGAAGCGCAGGCGCCGCGCATCGAGGATGCGCCGCTGCCGGAAATGCATGCCCACCATGCCGACCCGGCGACGGGCGAGGATGAAATGGGCGGCGGCGACACGGCGACATTGCAGCGCCCGGTGCGCAACGATCCGGGCGTCGCGCTCAACCCGAACGATCCGGCGACCTGGGGCAAGACCCCGCGCAATGCGCCCTGCCCCTGCGGCTCGGGCAAGAAGTACAAGCACTGCCACGGCGCGATCTGA
- a CDS encoding epoxide hydrolase family protein: protein MSSPTPFTVDIPQGKIDAILKKVRAYEWHEMPEIAAGGDRWAYGTDMEYMKELCDYWVAKFDWRNAEKILNRFPQFRATVDGHDVHFIHVKGSGANPETLLLTHGWPGSVFEFFDVIEPLAHPEKFGGKPEDGVNLVIPSLPGYGFGGKPKTPIGPRGTAALWDKLMRDVLGYERYIAQGGDWGAVVSGWLAYNHGVPKGGCKAVHLNMFGLRPAALPETDEEKQWAQGAAMVFELEGAYLRLQMTKPQTLSYAMMDSPVGAAAWIVEKLHSWSDRRGPDGREHIENAFSKDQMLTNIMIYLVTGTFNTATWFYRGLFEEGGNNMAPGTKIEVPTGIANFPKEFLKFPPRSMVEKGYNVVHWTDFEHGGHFAALETGTVFVDEVRAFVQRVRD from the coding sequence ATGTCATCGCCCACGCCTTTCACCGTCGATATTCCGCAAGGGAAGATTGACGCGATCCTCAAGAAAGTCCGCGCCTACGAATGGCATGAGATGCCCGAAATTGCCGCCGGCGGCGACCGCTGGGCATATGGCACGGACATGGAATACATGAAGGAGCTTTGCGACTACTGGGTGGCGAAGTTCGACTGGCGCAACGCCGAGAAAATTCTCAACCGATTTCCGCAATTCCGCGCCACCGTCGACGGTCACGACGTCCACTTCATTCACGTGAAGGGCTCCGGCGCCAACCCCGAGACGCTGCTGCTGACGCATGGCTGGCCGGGCTCGGTTTTCGAGTTCTTCGATGTGATCGAACCGCTGGCACATCCGGAAAAATTCGGTGGAAAACCTGAAGACGGCGTCAATCTGGTGATCCCGTCGCTGCCCGGCTACGGCTTCGGCGGTAAACCGAAAACACCCATCGGCCCGCGCGGCACCGCCGCACTGTGGGACAAGCTGATGCGCGATGTGTTGGGCTATGAGCGCTACATCGCCCAGGGCGGCGACTGGGGCGCGGTCGTCTCCGGCTGGCTCGCCTACAATCACGGTGTGCCGAAGGGCGGTTGCAAGGCTGTGCATCTCAATATGTTCGGCCTGCGGCCGGCTGCCCTTCCCGAAACCGACGAGGAAAAGCAGTGGGCGCAGGGCGCGGCGATGGTCTTCGAGCTTGAAGGCGCCTATCTGCGCCTGCAGATGACGAAACCTCAAACGCTTTCCTACGCCATGATGGACAGCCCCGTCGGAGCCGCCGCATGGATCGTCGAAAAACTCCATTCATGGTCGGACAGGCGCGGGCCGGACGGCCGCGAGCACATCGAGAACGCCTTCTCGAAGGACCAGATGCTCACCAACATCATGATCTATCTCGTCACCGGCACCTTCAACACCGCCACCTGGTTCTATCGCGGTCTCTTCGAGGAAGGCGGCAACAACATGGCGCCGGGAACGAAAATCGAAGTGCCGACCGGCATCGCCAACTTCCCGAAGGAGTTCCTGAAGTTTCCGCCGCGCAGCATGGTCGAGAAGGGCTACAACGTGGTCCACTGGACCGACTTCGAGCATGGCGGACATTTCGCGGCACTCGAGACCGGTACGGTCTTCGTCGACGAGGTTCGCGCTTTCGTGCAGCGGGTCAGGGACTGA
- the xerD gene encoding site-specific tyrosine recombinase XerD translates to MSKVSVERGLHLEAFLEMLSAERGAARNTLDAYERDLRDFSAFLATRGKSQIEATARDIRDYLEYIAAQGLSASTAARRLSAIRQFHGFLFADGVRKDDPCGSIEGPRRARPLPKTLTVEEVDGLLAASRLAADGRTQEEAVLAYKRARLVCLMEVLYATGLRVSELVGLPLSAVRGDERFLSVSGKGGRERLVPLSETARLAIDTYLPLRTQRLGDKTSPWLFPSRGRQGHLTRHRFAQLLKDLSIAAGLDPSRVSPHTLRHAFASHLLANGADLRAVQQMLGHADISTTQIYTHVLDERLKDLVETHHPLAKKGKLS, encoded by the coding sequence ATGTCGAAAGTATCCGTGGAGCGCGGGCTTCATCTCGAAGCCTTTCTCGAAATGCTGAGTGCCGAGCGCGGCGCTGCGCGCAATACGCTCGACGCTTACGAACGAGATCTGAGGGATTTTTCAGCCTTCCTCGCGACACGTGGAAAATCGCAGATCGAGGCGACGGCCAGGGATATCCGCGACTATCTGGAATACATTGCCGCGCAAGGTCTGTCGGCGTCGACGGCAGCGCGGCGGCTTTCCGCGATTCGCCAGTTTCACGGATTTCTCTTTGCCGACGGTGTGCGCAAGGACGATCCCTGCGGTTCGATCGAAGGACCGCGGCGTGCGCGGCCCTTGCCCAAAACACTCACCGTCGAGGAAGTGGACGGGCTGCTGGCCGCGTCACGGCTGGCGGCGGACGGACGGACGCAGGAAGAGGCGGTGCTCGCCTACAAGCGCGCGCGCCTCGTTTGCCTGATGGAAGTTCTCTACGCCACAGGTCTGCGTGTGTCGGAGCTCGTCGGGTTGCCGCTCTCGGCGGTTCGCGGCGACGAGCGGTTTCTGTCGGTCAGCGGCAAGGGTGGACGCGAGCGGCTGGTGCCGCTGTCGGAAACCGCGCGACTCGCCATCGACACCTATTTGCCGTTGCGCACGCAGCGGCTCGGCGACAAGACTTCGCCCTGGCTTTTTCCCTCGCGCGGGCGGCAGGGACATCTCACTCGGCACCGATTCGCACAATTGCTGAAAGACCTTTCGATTGCCGCCGGGCTCGATCCATCGCGCGTCTCGCCGCATACGCTGCGTCATGCCTTCGCCAGCCACCTGCTCGCGAACGGAGCCGATCTGCGCGCCGTGCAGCAAATGCTCGGCCATGCCGATATTTCGACAACGCAGATCTATACGCATGTGCTGGATGAGCGGTTGAAAGACCTGGTGGAAACGCATCATCCGCTGGCGAAGAAGGGCAAGTTGTCCTGA